In a single window of the Acyrthosiphon pisum isolate AL4f chromosome X, pea_aphid_22Mar2018_4r6ur, whole genome shotgun sequence genome:
- the LOC103310714 gene encoding uncharacterized protein LOC103310714, with translation MCRKVIQGQKGSTGNFLSHIKYKHPGSLSKVKAAKYSSKFKKSTNDSTLPSVNTQSKLSFGQSTTISKSKVTNLVFEYIVEEMRPMVTCEKPAFRRLIKGLSGITENIALPDRQVMLKKLKLEYLSYSSMLTKLISEHNFICTTADIWSCNNKSYLGMTCHFINENTYSRSSYVLGCRRIKGSHTYDNIAEIINEITQTYKINNSKISHTVTDNASNFGKAFRIF, from the exons tataaacatCCAGGGAGTCTTTCAAAAGTAAAGGCAGCAAAATATAGTTCCAAATTCAAAAAGTCAACAAATGATTCAACATTGCCTTCTGTGAACACACAATCAAAATTATCGTTTGGACAGTCAACTACAATTTCAAAATCTAAA gtGACTAATctggtttttgaatatatagtTGAAGAAATGCGACCCATGGTAACCTGTGAAAAACCAGCTTTTCGGCGTTTAATCAAGGGCCTATCTGGAATCACAGAAAATATTGCTCTTCCTGATAGACAAGTGatgttaaaaaagttaaaacttgaaTATTTGTCATATAGTTCTATGTTAACTAAACTTATTTCTGAGCATAACTTTATATGTACTACTGCCGATATTTGGAGCTGTAACAACAAAAGTTATTTAGGCATGACATGTCATTTTATTAACGAAAATACTTATAGTAGATCATCTTACGTTCTAGGATGTAGACGTATAAAAGGTAGTcatacttatgataatattgctGAGATTATTAACGAAATTACTCAaacctataaaattaataactctaAAATCTCGCACACCGTTACTGACAATGCTAGTAACTTCGGAAAAgcatttagaatattttaa